ACCTATTACGTTCATTTATTCCAAAACACAAGCCTTCAATATACATTAAGCCACTCTTTCCCTTCGTAAATAACGTATCATAGAATTTACTATACCATTACAAACATGAGAAAGAatgattgtgttttttttttttctgtctcttttccaCAAACCCAAAACATCCACCAAgtcactctttcctttcttaagtAACGTATCATACATAGAATTTACTGCACCAATACAAAATAGTACATAACTATTTACAATCTTGATTTTTACCACTGTTGCGTTCAGTAAAAATACACAGAAATTTACGAAAGTTTAGTATAGaatgccctgtgtgtgtgtgtgtgtgtgtgtgtgtgtgtgtgtgtgtgtgtgtgtgtgtgtgtgtgtgtgtgttaagggagcTGTGATTTTCAAATATTGACGaggaaaaacgagaagaaagtGCCACGTAATTAGACAGGAAACggtaaaagggagaggagaaataaatcaatagaaaaaTGTGATTGAGTGGGCAAAAAAAATACTTtaggataatgaaagaaaagtagtaaaacattgatttattttagtacagatggtcagagagagagagagagagagagagagagagagagagagagagagagagagagagagagagatgtcgcCTTACACATCACTCACATCACACAACAGctgtggcctttttttttatatcatgtttCTGTCGCTTCTGGTGATTGAGTTgtctattgttgctgtttacacacgcacacacgaagacacacacacacacacacacacacacacacacacacacacacacacacacacacacacacacacacacacacacacacacacacacacacacacacacctgtggaGTCCAATAATTACAAACATGTGATATAATAGATGcactttgtagtagtagtagtagtagtagtagtagtagtagtagtagtagtagtaatatcaataTTAGTATTAgaattgtagtagcagtagtagtagtagtaatgtcaaTATTAGCACTAgaattgtagtagcagtagtggtagtaatagctgtagccagcagcagcaagagagagagagagagagagagagagagagagagagagagagtgtgtgtgtgtgtgtgacgggaaTAAACAGGAATAAATGCTTGGAAAAGGgatttaccacacacacacacacacacacacacacacacacacacacacacacacgactatacgatactagaaaaaaaagtcacgaaaaaaaagaaataaagcaagTTAACCAAGACACAAACGaacgaaccaccaccaccaccaccaccaccaccaccacaacccccacaacacaacacatttccctctccttctctctctccctccctccttcctttctccttcccttcctatgtcactctcactctctctgtcccctcctcctccagtccccgGGCGGCAGAGTCAAAGGACAACATTCGGATGCACTCAGACGCTGGATGGGTAACTAAAATGGACGAGGATGACTGATAAGTGTATCATTCCTTTGGCCTGATTGTCTGGCTGTGGGAAGGAcgctggggaggggaggaggtggagaaaaggCAGCCACcgggagagagaatggtggaagggaagggaggggagagggaaggagggaagtgggtGGGGGAGTAATATTTCTATGGTCCTCTGTTGATGTGTATGTCAGTCTGTCCGCCCTCTTTGAGTCACCGCCGCCGCGAGAATGTGAACGTGCCTGCCTAGCtgtcacccctccctccctctctctctctctctctctctctctctctctctctctctctctctctctctctctctctctctctctctctctgtcaaagtATACGCGTAATGCTTCCTGCAATTCACCTTGTTGCTAATTCTACAAGTCCACGTTGCAATATTCACGTTTTCTAAGATATCTTTGGAATGATGTCCCGTTTTCTCTGCAGTGACTGCGGGATGGGACACGATAGTAAGTGTGGCAAGTGTTCCTAATACAGCACACGAGTAACAAGGAGAGCGgtattgcaacacacacacacacacacacacacacacacacacacacacacacacacacacacacacacacacacacacacacacacacacacacacacacacacatacacatacacgcacgGCATGGCAGGATCAGTCTAAAGGGGAAAGTTAATTGGAAAATTTATTCAgtcttagcattttttttttctttttgcaggaGACACTGGTGGGAAAATACGAGttcagctgctgctgctgacgatgatggtgatgactgttggtggtgttgtcgttgttgttgttgttgttggtggtggtggtggtggtggtggtggtggtggtggtggtgtcagtggtgTGTGTCACTATTTGTAATATCTCACTCCAGGCAGGAAGCGGTGCCGAATGCCCGGGGCCAACTTGGGGCCAGGGCGTGGTGGAGGACGGGGTGACGGCGGCGGCGAGGGGGCTACAGAGCCAGGCGCTGGGGTGCCACCTAGCCACGAACGCCGACACCTGCCCACCAGTGCCATCGCCGCCTTCCGGTAGTGGGGGCGGGGCAGACTGAGGAGCCACGGGTGCCAGCAGGTGAAGAACATGAAGCCCCACCAGCACAGCGAGCGAGTCCCCTCCAGGTGGGGGCTGGGAATACCAGTTAGGCCCAACAGCAAGGCTGAGGCCGCAGCGCCCGCCGACACCAGATGCAGGACGGCCGTCAGCAGTTCTCGTGTCGGCACGGCGTGGCGATGAGTGCCTCCCACCGCCCCGCCCCTAAACTTCCTCCACACAGCCACAAAGGACACCACGATAGTGACTCCGCTCAGCAACGCCATCACGGCTGCCGTCCCTGCAAGTATTAACCCTAGTTCCcctggaggaatggagagaggcaGCTTGTAGAAGGAGTACCAGAAAGAACCACCGCCATACACCAGCACCACGCTCATCAGTACGCTGAGTGACCAACTCGCCACCACGAAGCACAGAGTGCGGCCCATCGTCAGTTCTTCTTGAAGGGATCTGCCTCTGAGGGCAAGGCACCGCTCCAGGGTCAGGAGTAGCACGGTGGGCAGGGAGACCATGCAGCCCATGTTCAGCGCGTGGGCTGATAACACAAGGAATGCCTCCTCTAGCTGTTCCACGCCCACACCGAGCAACACCTGGGCGTTGGAGCTGCTGGAGCCGCCAAAAGACACCTGTTCCTTGTCTACCGCGCCGTGCATGGCCCTGAGGTGGGCGTAAAGACCGGGCGCGAGGACAAACACACCTACCAACAGCTCTGCTGTTGCCAGTGACATGCACAGCAACCCGGTGTGGTCTTGCTGGTGTCTGCGCCAAGCAGATGCTATCAGCACCAGCATGTTTCCCACcacgccgcccaccaccaccagcgccatcaCTGCAGCCATGACTTGCTCCGTGATGCGGCAGTGAAGCGGCAGGTAGCTCCAGGCCTGGATCACCTCCCCGtcaccacctccattaccaGGCTCGCGTGACCACACCACGTCGTAGCCGGCGAAACAGAAGGGCCACTGCACATTTTGTAAGACAGTCAGTGTAcgattatccttttcttttggataaaacaacaacaaatacttaTGACAGGCACTGTGTTGAGTCACTGGACTGAAAAGATGAACAGTGTGGCCCTCAAACTCCTGCCTCACCGCACGCACCTCGCCGCTGCACACAGCCCTGAAGCACAGctcatcctcctccagcagTGTGCTCGCCAGGAGCTGGTCGAAGTAAGCGTCCTGCGGCGAGGGTCTGGAGCAGCCGTGGCCGTGGAGGAAGACGACATCATCAAACAGGCAATCAGTCATGAACCGCTTCTCGGCACACCGGCCGGGCCTGTGGTTGTAGTGCTTGACACACAGATTGACGAAGACCTCCTCACTGATCACGGTGACGGTGGAGTTCCCGTAGGGCATCACAGCGTCCGTCACTCCATCATAAGAGCCGTAGCGGACAGAATAGAAGTACTCGCATAGGAAGAGAATACGAACGTAGTAGATTTTTAGGGGAAAGTACAACGTCGTCATGACTGATGCAAGCAGAGGACGTGGTGGTCGTGTAAGGCGACGTGGAGGCAGGTGGCGGGAAGGAGAAAGGCcggtgtgtggaggaaggagggaactgAGAAGACGCGACCCCCAGCACGGCCCCGGCCACCAGCAGGCACTGCACGACACAGCGAGAAGGCGACAGGCACGCACCACCTGCAGGAACAATGCTATGATGATGCACGagcacgagcacacacacacacacacacacacacacacacacacacacacacacacacacacacacacctgaggggcTGACACAATCctggaggaagaacaaagagagacTGAATAAAGGATAGGAAAAACACTAACAggatgtgtgtgcgtgagtgcgtgcgtgcctgaGTGTGTGGGgtgagaggtggggggagaaggGGCCGGGTGTAAGACATGAAATGGATACTATTATActaagcattctctctctctctctctctctctctctctctctctctctctctctctctctctctctctctgaacaacaTCTTCCATCATCATCCCTCCGCCACAGtcacgcctccctccctcactccctcctgccACTGTTATCGCCCCGAGTGACTCACATCCTTCATCCagccacgaccaccaccgccatcaccaccaccaacaccaccgccacaaacATGTCCACCACAGctcacttctcccttttctaGATGAattaatgggagagagagaaaaaaaaaagaaaaagaaaatcgtttattcaagaaaaaaaaatcacaaatcaTTTTTAAAAACCGTGAAAATAATATtcgaaaagaataaataaataaaaactgaaacaaACCACGAAATACGATAAAGATAGTATATAGATAACTAATGATTCTGAAAAGGCGAGACTATGTGAATGGATGAATTGTTAACACTATCGGACTGGGGAATGGGGaatggggagtggggagagagaggagagagagggagggagctgtgtgtgtgtgatctgccTGCGGTATAAAAGGCTTGGGTGAAGAGGGACTGGGAGGCGAGGCAGCACAAAGCAGGTGAATGGGACACTGAACAAGAGAAGATGAGGCTTATTACTCAAATGAATTAAATGCAAAGTATGTGAAAGTGAAGCGGCGATGAGGCGAAGCGAGGCCTTTTCATGCGTGGCGGGGCTGGgcggaagggggaaggggaggggaacagACTCAAATGGGgaccgtgtgtgcgtgtgtgtgtgtgtgtgtgtgtgtgtgggagagagaggatgtgtggtATTAGTTGAGGTGATAAGAATGACAATTGTCTGACACACTGGTTATTTTTCAGGTgagaggtttggttagattaggttaggttaggttaggttaggttaggttaggttaggttacgttaggttaggttaggttaggttaggttaggttaggttagattaggttaggttaggttaaagttaggttaggttagattaggttaggttaggttaggttaggttaggttaggttaggttacgttaggttaggttaggttaggttaggagaagttaggttaggcaaggttagcttaggttaggttgggttaagttaggttaggttaggttagattaggttaagttaggcaaggataggttaggttaggttaaattaggttaggttaggttaagcaaggttaggttaagttacctgtgttaatctatcctaacataacctaacaaaaaaaaaattagatgacCAGGTTAAATTTCCTATGATTCCCTTTCATGCCTCACTGAGGTGTCTTATACGTGGAATCTGACTTAACTCTTCCTTTTGCCCTACAGTGGAGTCCTGAaggctcctgctgctgctgctgacgatGCTACtgctgatgatagtgatgatgatgatgatccgCCAACACGGACATCATCATCGCGCCCTCAGCTACCATACCCtgcatcatcaccgtcatcaccattatcatcattactaccactaccacaaccatcatcatcatcatcatcatcagtagtaccTCGATTACCACTATTGCCCAAGAAGCTAAAACGTTTTATTATAAGCAACCTTATGCAACCACTTAACATCCAAATTGTAACAAAAAATATCATacaggcatgaaaaaaaaaaaaaatgtttcaaaatgtTTCAAAATGTTTCAAAATGTCTGATACTCGAAAGCACGTGTATGTGTTACTGGAGAacttgaatagaaaaaaaaaaaaaggaacatattAAAATCCCATTGCATTCagattaacaaataaaaaaaaaaaaataaaaaaacgggaGAGGAGGGGCGCTAGATACACACAGAGAAACACGTTCACAAACACgcctataaaagaaaaaaatgtgtgataagcaattaaacaaaaacaatgacatgAAAGAATATACAGAAGCAGAGAGaggcttgaaagagagagagagagagagagagagagagagagagagagagagagagagagagagagagagagagagagagagagagagagagagggacggtaGGGAAGTGTgatgaaggagaaatgagatgaagaagggagaaatgaggagatgagggaggaagaaggtcGTATGACGGAAGGAAGCGACCCTCACCTGCTAATTCTGTCCTAATCACCTCcattatctacctgtctgccaATCATTATCCACGCACCCAAAACATCCACTTGATTACTGAAGCAGAAGAGATTCAATTAacgacgttgtgtgtgtgtgtgtgtgtgtgtgtgtgtgtgtgtgtgtgtgtgtgtgtgtgtgtgtgtgtgtgtgtgtgtgtgtgtgtgtgtgtgttggggtaggGAGGAAGCTTACTTAATTACTGTGAGTGTATGGAAGTAGCtgtggacaggaggaggaggaggaggaggaggaggaggaggaggaaggatatgaaggaggacagagagatGAAATACATAAGGCAGCTTGTATAGTggagtggtagtgatgatgacagcggtgatgatggtgatgatggtgaagagaaaggggagggaggaaggaaggaaggcggggGTTCGCTGTATCAAGGTCGGAATGTATTGGTAAGTTTCTCGACCAAAATGAGCGTCTGGGTTCTGAAAAGTGCTCTCCCTTAATGCAAAGCAGAGCCAGATAAAAACTCGCTCCGCTCTTCTTCTTAATTATGAAGAAACTCGGGGCCTTTCAAAAAGTTTCTCATTTCAAAAACTTTGTCTTTTTATCCttagaggaggaaaattagaatTTTTTCCTATCAGAGAGCGGAGGATGACTGCTTCTGACGGGGAGGTCCTGGCGGtgtggtctcctcctcctcctcctcctcctcctcctactcctctttccaccctctccttttttcaccctctccatctctcttatcTGGTCATCGCCTTGTTATCTCTTTCCTCTGTGATTCTTCTTTTCAGCTTCTCTCCTCATGTTTGTTAATGCCACATGAcctacaccgccaccaccaccaccaccaccaccaccaccaccatcctatATTATCACCGCCTCATATCTTCAAAAGACATTAATGAAAATACCACACGAAcaaaggcagacagaaagagaaaaaaaaatgaaggcaaagaaaaataatactgaAAAGTGGCTGAGGTGAATTAGCACAAGAGAAAGCACAGAAGAATAACACgagaaaaaagtacaagaaaaatacgagaaaaataaaaggagtaggaaaaaaaaagcacagaaagaaaaagtacattaagaaaaaaaaaagtaagacaggaaagaaattaacaagaaaatacacaggataaaaaaaaaaaaagacagttagTGGCCCagcactttcttccctcttaaGCACCACACGCAACCAATAACATAAAACCCATCCCAAGCTATTCTTCAGCActacccctcttccttcccttccccctccctccctccaccaacaGGCCACCCTCCCTCCAGACACCACCTCCAACAAGCACCCCTGCACGCTGCATAATGAGATCACTAGGTTAGGAACGGGACCTACAGAAGCTTCCCTACATCTTATACAGTATTTAAGGGGAAAATCTAAAAAGATGACTGGAAAGAATGTATGTACTGTGCAT
This window of the Scylla paramamosain isolate STU-SP2022 chromosome 1, ASM3559412v1, whole genome shotgun sequence genome carries:
- the LOC135092883 gene encoding uncharacterized protein LOC135092883 translates to MTTLYFPLKIYYVRILFLCEYFYSVRYGSYDGVTDAVMPYGNSTVTVISEEVFVNLCVKHYNHRPGRCAEKRFMTDCLFDDVVFLHGHGCSRPSPQDAYFDQLLASTLLEEDELCFRAVCSGEVRAVRQEFEGHTVHLFSPVTQHSACHKYLLLFYPKEKDNRTLTVLQNVQWPFCFAGYDVVWSREPGNGGGDGEVIQAWSYLPLHCRITEQVMAAVMALVVVGGVVGNMLVLIASAWRRHQQDHTGLLCMSLATAELLVGVFVLAPGLYAHLRAMHGAVDKEQVSFGGSSSSNAQVLLGVGVEQLEEAFLVLSAHALNMGCMVSLPTVLLLTLERCLALRGRSLQEELTMGRTLCFVVASWSLSVLMSVVLVYGGGSFWYSFYKLPLSIPPGELGLILAGTAAVMALLSGVTIVVSFVAVWRKFRGGAVGGTHRHAVPTRELLTAVLHLVSAGAAASALLLGLTGIPSPHLEGTRSLCWWGFMFFTCWHPWLLSLPRPHYRKAAMALVGRCRRSWLGGTPAPGSVAPSPPPSPRPPPRPGPKLAPGIRHRFLPGVRYYK